The Magnolia sinica isolate HGM2019 chromosome 9, MsV1, whole genome shotgun sequence genome contains a region encoding:
- the LOC131256886 gene encoding GDP-L-fucose synthase 1-like translates to MGEGPEKATISPSSFLTDKTATIFVAGGRGLVGSAIVRRLRSLGFSNLLLPSHSELDLTRQSDVEDFFSRHRPHYVILAAAKVGGIHANSTYPADFISINLQIQTNVIDAAHHHGTRKLLFLGSSCIYPKFAPQPIPESALLTGPLEPTNEWYAVAKIAGIKMCQAYRLQYGWDAISLMPTNLYGPNDNFHPQNSHVLPALIRRFHEAKVTGAKEVTVWGTGSPLREFLHVDDLADAVVFLMEEYSGLEHVNVGSGKEVTIKELAEITKEVVGFEGELVWDSTKPDGTPRKLMDSSKLAGLGWVPKISLRDGLVDTYKWYLEYLKQ, encoded by the exons ATGGGAGAAGGCCCTGAAAAAG CTACtatctctccctcttctttcctAACCGACAAAACCGCCACGATCTTCGTTGCTGGTGGTCGCGGCCTTGTGGGGTCCGCTATCGTCCGCCGCCTCCGCTCCCTCGGCTTCTCCAATCTCCTCCTCCCATCACATTCCGAGCTCGACCTCACCCGCCAATCCGACGTTGAAGATTTCTTCTCCCGCCACCGGCCTCACTACGTTATCCTTGCTGCCGCCAAGGTCGGCGGCATTCATGCCAATTCCACCTATCCCGCTGACTtcatctccatcaacctccagaTCCAGACCAATGTGATCGATGCGGCCCACCACCATGGCACGaggaagctcctcttccttgGATCGTCCTGCATCTACCCCAAATTCGCGCCGCAGCCGATCCCTGAGTCGGCGCTCCTCACCGGCCCGCTCGAGCCCACCAATGAATGGTACGCTGTCGCCAAGATCGCCGGGATCAAGATGTGCCAGGCATACCGGCTGCAGTATGGATGGGATGCTATCTCCTTGATGCCCACGAACCTGTATGGCCCGAACGACAACTTTCACCCCCAGAATTCACATGTGCTGCCTGCTCTGATCCGGCGGTTCCACGAAGCGAAGGTCACAGGGGCAAAGGAGGTGACAGTCTGGGGGACGGGATCGCCACTCCGGGAATTCCTGCATGTGGATGATTTGGCGGATGCGGTGGTGTTCTTGATGGAGGAGTATAGCGGATTGGAGCACGTGAATGTTGGGAGTGGGAAGGAGGTGACTATCAAGGAACTGGCGGAGATCACAAAGGAGGTGGTGGGTTTCGAGGGGGAGCTTGTGTGGGACTCGACAAAGCCGGATGGGACACCGAGAAAGCTCATGGATAGCTCAAAGCTGGCAGGGTTGGGGTGGGTCCCGAAGATCTCGCTGCGGGATGGGCTCGTTGACACATACAAGTGGTATTTGGAGTATCTGAAACAGTAG